In Haloterrigena turkmenica DSM 5511, a single genomic region encodes these proteins:
- a CDS encoding NAD(P)/FAD-dependent oxidoreductase, with the protein MHVVVLGAGYAGLGLTKRLESSLPSDVDLTLVDESPDHLVQHELHRVIRRPGVANEIRLSLPGALERATARVARVEAIDRDERVVSLSDGRLEYDIAAICLGARTAYYGLEGVPEHGIPLKRLSHARQIRKRAREALRADDGGRIVVGGAGLSGVQVAGELAALAREEYGSASIALLEQRARVAPEFPENFGRAVERALEDDGIEIRTGATVTGADADGVRLESGERLPFDLLVWTGGIRGADALEGERPTVEADLRLDDRTFALGDAARVVDAAGEAVPASAQAAVREARTAAENVERLVDARRNGGEAVDPDLEAFRFESPGWVVSVGDEAVATVGSRVLTGRPARALKASVGLGYLSSVGDPGSVAGFAAREFLSERFRRDR; encoded by the coding sequence ATGCACGTCGTCGTCCTCGGCGCGGGCTACGCCGGGCTGGGCCTGACGAAGCGACTCGAGTCGTCGCTCCCGTCCGACGTCGATCTCACGCTGGTCGACGAGTCGCCGGACCACCTCGTCCAGCACGAACTCCACCGGGTGATCCGCCGGCCCGGCGTGGCCAACGAGATCCGACTCTCGCTGCCGGGGGCCCTCGAGCGCGCGACGGCTCGCGTTGCCCGCGTCGAGGCGATCGACCGGGACGAGCGCGTCGTATCGCTCTCGGACGGTCGCCTCGAGTACGATATCGCGGCGATCTGTCTCGGCGCGCGGACGGCGTACTACGGGCTCGAGGGGGTTCCTGAGCACGGGATTCCGTTAAAGCGGCTCTCGCACGCGCGCCAAATCCGAAAGCGAGCCCGCGAGGCGCTGCGGGCGGACGACGGGGGCCGAATCGTCGTCGGCGGCGCCGGCCTCTCCGGCGTGCAGGTCGCAGGAGAACTCGCCGCGCTGGCCCGCGAAGAGTACGGCTCGGCGTCGATCGCGCTCCTCGAGCAGCGAGCGCGGGTCGCGCCGGAGTTTCCCGAGAACTTCGGCCGTGCGGTCGAGCGCGCGCTCGAGGACGACGGAATCGAGATCCGGACGGGAGCGACGGTCACGGGAGCCGACGCGGACGGCGTTCGACTCGAGTCGGGCGAGCGACTCCCGTTCGACCTGCTCGTCTGGACCGGGGGCATTCGCGGCGCGGACGCCCTCGAGGGCGAGCGGCCGACCGTCGAAGCGGACCTGCGACTCGACGATCGGACGTTCGCGCTCGGCGACGCCGCGCGGGTCGTCGACGCCGCCGGGGAGGCGGTGCCGGCGAGCGCGCAGGCGGCCGTCCGCGAGGCCCGGACGGCTGCCGAGAACGTCGAGCGACTCGTCGATGCCCGTCGTAACGGCGGCGAGGCGGTCGACCCCGACCTCGAGGCGTTCCGGTTCGAGTCGCCGGGCTGGGTCGTCAGCGTCGGCGACGAGGCGGTCGCGACGGTCGGCTCGCGGGTCCTCACGGGTCGGCCCGCCAGGGCGCTGAAGGCGAGCGTCGGACTCGGCTACCTCTCGAGCGTCGGCGATCCGGGCAGCGTGGCCGGGTTCGCCGCCCGAGAGTTCCTCTCGGAGCGATTCCGACGAGACCGATGA
- a CDS encoding HalOD1 output domain-containing protein has product MSDQTRPPDDRPPSERVVEAVAAAAGTSPLDFEPTLYETIDPEALDSLVRSGSETLRVRFRYGECTVVVTGSGRVDVSPPDREISASDEGVYTGE; this is encoded by the coding sequence ATGTCTGATCAGACTCGCCCTCCCGACGACCGGCCGCCGAGCGAGAGAGTCGTCGAAGCGGTCGCGGCCGCGGCCGGGACGTCGCCGCTGGATTTCGAACCCACGCTCTACGAGACGATCGACCCGGAGGCGCTGGATTCCCTCGTCCGGTCCGGATCGGAGACCCTCCGGGTCCGGTTTCGGTACGGGGAGTGCACCGTCGTCGTCACCGGAAGCGGTCGCGTCGACGTCTCGCCGCCCGACAGGGAGATTTCCGCGAGCGACGAGGGAGTCTACACTGGCGAGTGA
- a CDS encoding Lrp/AsnC family transcriptional regulator, giving the protein MVDLDRDDLAILHVLQDDARNATTEAIGAEVGLAASTVASRINDLEDRGVVTGYRPEIDYEKAGFEQRTLLVGTVTDEADDEAIVADVSEVENVVSVRRLLADEADLHVELVTDTQERVEAATDELHELGIEIVQTNVIVEEDTRAFDHLGKKYTTDG; this is encoded by the coding sequence ATGGTCGACCTCGACAGAGACGATCTGGCGATTCTTCACGTCCTGCAGGACGACGCCCGGAACGCGACGACCGAAGCGATCGGCGCGGAAGTCGGCCTCGCGGCGAGCACCGTGGCGTCGCGGATCAACGACCTCGAGGACCGCGGCGTCGTCACGGGGTATCGGCCCGAAATCGATTACGAGAAAGCGGGATTCGAGCAGCGAACGCTGCTCGTCGGAACCGTCACCGACGAGGCCGACGACGAGGCGATCGTCGCGGACGTGAGCGAGGTGGAGAACGTCGTCAGCGTCAGGCGGTTGCTGGCCGACGAGGCAGACCTCCACGTCGAACTCGTGACCGACACCCAGGAGCGGGTGGAGGCGGCCACCGACGAACTCCACGAACTCGGGATCGAAATCGTACAGACGAACGTTATCGTCGAGGAGGACACGCGGGCGTTCGATCACCTCGGGAAGAAGTATACGACCGACGGCTGA
- the mvaD gene encoding phosphomevalonate decarboxylase MvaD, translated as MKATAMAHPIQGLVKYHGMRDEIERLPYHDSISLCTAPSHTRTTVEFSMDYEEDTFVVDGEELDGRAYERVEAVVEKARSKSDAAHTVYPVRLESENSFPSNVGLGSSSSGFAAAAMALAEAAELDASRQEISTIARVGSASAARAVTGAFSQLHTGLNDEDCRSRRIPSDLHEDLKIVVGLVPYHKETEDAHREAADSHMFQARNAHIHGQIAEMRDALRNNEFDRAFELAEQDSLSLAATTMTGPSGWVYWQPATLKIFNTVRELREEEDIPVYFSTDTGASVYVNTTEEHVDEVEEAVSDCGVSTTVWDVGGPAKLLDEEKHLF; from the coding sequence ATGAAAGCGACCGCCATGGCCCACCCGATTCAGGGGCTGGTCAAGTATCACGGGATGCGAGACGAGATCGAGCGCCTGCCGTATCACGACAGTATCAGTCTCTGTACGGCCCCGAGCCACACTCGCACGACCGTGGAGTTCTCGATGGACTACGAGGAGGACACGTTCGTCGTCGACGGCGAGGAACTCGACGGCCGGGCCTACGAGCGCGTCGAAGCCGTCGTCGAGAAGGCTCGTTCGAAGTCCGACGCGGCCCACACCGTCTATCCGGTTCGCCTCGAGAGCGAGAACAGTTTCCCGTCGAACGTCGGGCTGGGCTCCTCTTCCTCGGGCTTCGCCGCCGCCGCGATGGCGCTGGCCGAGGCCGCCGAACTCGACGCCTCCCGCCAGGAGATTTCGACGATCGCTCGCGTCGGCTCGGCGTCGGCCGCCCGCGCGGTCACCGGCGCGTTTTCGCAACTGCACACGGGTCTGAACGACGAGGATTGTCGCTCGCGGCGCATCCCGAGTGACCTTCACGAGGACCTGAAGATCGTCGTCGGCCTCGTCCCCTACCACAAGGAGACCGAGGACGCCCACCGCGAGGCCGCCGACAGCCACATGTTCCAGGCCCGCAACGCCCACATCCACGGCCAGATCGCCGAGATGCGCGACGCCCTGCGGAACAACGAGTTCGACCGCGCCTTCGAACTCGCCGAGCAGGACTCCCTCTCGCTGGCCGCGACGACGATGACCGGCCCCTCCGGGTGGGTCTACTGGCAGCCCGCTACCCTGAAGATCTTCAATACGGTGCGGGAACTCCGCGAGGAGGAGGACATCCCCGTCTACTTCTCGACGGACACCGGCGCCAGCGTCTACGTCAACACCACCGAGGAACACGTCGACGAGGTCGAGGAGGCGGTCTCGGATTGCGGCGTCTCCACCACCGTCTGGGACGTCGGCGGCCCTGCGAAGCTGCTAGACGAGGAAAAGCACCTGTTCTAG
- the nth gene encoding endonuclease III, whose protein sequence is MGIPLETRTEQAAEVVDRLEEAYPDSTISLRYSNRLELLIAVILSAQCTDERVNEETKHLFEKYDGAEDYANAPEEELAEDLNSITYYNSKAGYIKSSCRTILEEHGGEVPDTMDELTELSGVGRKTANVVLQHGHDVVEGIVVDTHVQRLSRRLGLTEEKRPEAIEQDLMEIVPDGYWQQFTHLCIDHGRATCTARNPDCGDCVLADICPSEKGDSEIDLASGEPW, encoded by the coding sequence ATGGGAATCCCACTGGAGACGCGGACGGAGCAGGCCGCCGAAGTCGTCGACCGCCTCGAGGAGGCGTATCCGGACTCGACGATCTCGCTGCGGTACTCGAATCGCTTGGAGTTGCTGATCGCCGTGATCCTCTCGGCGCAGTGTACCGACGAGCGCGTCAACGAGGAGACGAAACACCTCTTCGAGAAGTACGACGGCGCCGAGGACTACGCCAACGCGCCGGAGGAAGAGCTCGCGGAGGACCTGAACTCGATCACCTACTACAACAGCAAGGCGGGCTACATCAAGAGCTCCTGCAGGACGATCCTCGAGGAGCACGGCGGCGAGGTGCCGGACACGATGGACGAACTGACGGAGCTGTCGGGCGTCGGTCGGAAGACGGCCAACGTGGTCCTCCAGCACGGCCACGACGTGGTCGAGGGGATCGTCGTCGACACACACGTTCAGCGGCTCTCGCGCCGACTCGGCCTGACCGAGGAGAAGCGTCCCGAGGCGATCGAACAGGACCTGATGGAGATCGTCCCCGATGGCTACTGGCAGCAGTTCACCCACCTCTGTATCGATCACGGCCGGGCGACCTGCACCGCCCGCAACCCCGACTGCGGCGACTGCGTGCTCGCCGATATCTGCCCCTCCGAGAAAGGCGACAGCGAGATCGATCTGGCCTCGGGCGAGCCGTGGTAG
- a CDS encoding SPW repeat domain-containing protein translates to MNNTPTDTNRDATAAERADHRNTLNTDTMQWLSALVAIIGLYVVASPFIFEATDQAIWNDTLVGTGIFLLAGYNFVRLSRDRLASVGVASLAVLLGLWLLVSPAVIDMGSSTLATGTAASGLATAVLSAYNAYANNKADAPDRVGARA, encoded by the coding sequence ATGAACAACACACCAACCGATACGAACCGAGACGCTACCGCAGCCGAGCGAGCCGACCACCGAAACACCCTCAACACGGACACGATGCAGTGGCTGAGCGCCCTCGTCGCGATCATCGGGCTCTACGTCGTCGCCTCGCCGTTCATCTTCGAGGCGACGGATCAGGCGATCTGGAACGACACGCTCGTGGGGACGGGGATCTTCCTGCTGGCGGGCTACAACTTCGTCCGCCTCTCGCGGGATCGGCTGGCGAGCGTCGGCGTCGCGTCGCTGGCCGTGCTGCTCGGCCTCTGGCTGCTCGTCTCGCCCGCCGTGATCGACATGGGTAGCAGTACGCTGGCGACCGGGACCGCGGCCTCCGGGCTGGCGACCGCCGTCCTCTCGGCGTACAACGCGTACGCGAACAACAAGGCAGACGCGCCCGACCGAGTCGGTGCACGCGCCTAA
- a CDS encoding NAD(+)/NADH kinase, whose product MDAAWFVDEEPVVGIVDANADTGSRADADESLADALRPTVAGRDATAVSGDVDDVLAAAPSVLVAAGDDCLSAIARADADGPVLPVGDVTGIDAVDRARVPAALEAVLDGAATVRRHAILDLEIAARGGSIDAAGYDGVDVDIGSDSDAGGTGTDAGSADTDGNGADTDASDGDAGADAVRDRALFDVTLVTDEPARISEYGVASRGDSVATFRADGVVVATAAGSHGYAGAVDAPHLSRAVDAVAVAPVAPFVTDTRRWVLPDDRLELTVERDEGPIALVADGRRVTSVGVDARIAVSVADALETLSVPDGALEGR is encoded by the coding sequence ATGGACGCCGCGTGGTTCGTTGACGAGGAGCCGGTCGTCGGTATCGTCGACGCGAACGCCGACACGGGATCGAGAGCCGACGCCGACGAGTCGCTCGCGGACGCGCTCCGGCCGACCGTCGCGGGTCGCGACGCGACGGCCGTCAGCGGCGACGTCGACGACGTTCTCGCGGCGGCGCCGTCGGTTCTCGTGGCCGCCGGCGACGACTGCCTTTCGGCGATCGCTCGCGCCGACGCCGACGGTCCCGTCCTGCCGGTCGGCGACGTCACCGGTATCGACGCCGTCGACCGGGCGCGGGTGCCGGCGGCACTCGAGGCCGTCCTCGACGGCGCGGCGACCGTCCGTCGGCACGCGATTTTGGACCTCGAGATCGCCGCTCGCGGCGGGAGCATCGACGCCGCTGGATACGACGGCGTCGACGTCGATATCGGCAGCGACTCCGACGCCGGCGGTACCGGTACCGACGCCGGCAGCGCCGATACCGACGGCAACGGCGCTGATACGGACGCGAGCGACGGTGACGCCGGAGCCGACGCGGTTCGCGACCGCGCGCTGTTCGACGTCACCCTCGTGACCGACGAACCGGCTCGGATCTCCGAATACGGCGTCGCGAGCCGCGGCGACTCGGTCGCGACGTTCCGGGCCGACGGCGTCGTGGTCGCGACGGCGGCCGGCAGCCACGGCTACGCCGGCGCCGTCGACGCGCCCCACCTCTCGAGGGCCGTCGACGCGGTCGCCGTCGCGCCCGTCGCCCCCTTCGTCACCGATACGCGCCGCTGGGTGCTCCCCGACGATCGACTCGAGCTCACGGTCGAACGCGACGAAGGCCCGATCGCGCTCGTCGCCGACGGCCGGCGCGTGACCTCGGTCGGCGTCGACGCGCGGATCGCCGTCTCAGTCGCCGACGCGCTCGAGACGCTCTCCGTTCCCGACGGGGCGCTCGAGGGTCGATAA
- a CDS encoding M28 family peptidase codes for MTDWIGDVFTSDVGWTHLETLVDIGTRMAGSDGEREAAERTRDALADAGTRNARLESFDIQGWTRGESEISAGETSQNCIALPRSPADRATAPLVDLGYGLPADFEETDLEGKIAMVRSDVPDYYDRYLHRREKYYHAVENGAMGFVYRNHVEGCLPPTGSVGSADPRSADSRTESDNVDEDPIGEIPAVGVSSEVGARLARRFDGEEIELIVEADIGPATSQNVHAELGPDTDERVLVTSHVDAHDIAEGAADNGAGTAMVVELANALAAREDDLETRVEFVAYGAEEVGLVGSTYHAERTDHDAIKAIVNNDGVVSDRTLSLTTHGFDGLEAAADEIAGRYDHPIETVPKLGPHSDHWPFVQWGVPGYHVKSTSDEVGRGWGHTFADTIEKLEPRTLREQAILLTDLVVELAGEDATVAHRDPEAIAADLEAQDLADGMRITGDWPYDEGAD; via the coding sequence ATGACCGACTGGATCGGAGACGTCTTCACGAGCGACGTCGGGTGGACGCACCTCGAGACCCTCGTCGATATCGGAACTCGGATGGCCGGCAGCGACGGCGAGCGCGAGGCCGCCGAACGGACTCGCGACGCGCTGGCCGACGCCGGCACCCGGAACGCCCGCCTCGAGTCCTTCGACATCCAGGGCTGGACGCGCGGAGAAAGCGAGATCAGTGCGGGCGAGACGAGCCAGAACTGCATCGCCCTGCCGCGCAGCCCCGCCGACCGCGCGACGGCGCCGCTGGTCGACCTCGGCTACGGCCTCCCCGCGGACTTCGAGGAGACCGACCTCGAGGGAAAGATCGCGATGGTTCGCAGCGACGTTCCGGACTACTACGATCGCTACCTCCACCGCCGGGAAAAGTACTATCACGCCGTCGAGAACGGCGCGATGGGGTTCGTCTACCGAAACCACGTCGAGGGCTGTCTGCCACCGACCGGGAGCGTCGGGAGCGCGGACCCACGGTCCGCGGACAGTCGGACGGAGTCCGACAACGTCGACGAGGATCCCATCGGCGAGATCCCGGCTGTCGGCGTCTCGAGCGAGGTCGGCGCGCGGCTGGCCCGCCGGTTCGACGGCGAGGAGATCGAACTGATCGTCGAGGCCGACATCGGCCCGGCGACGAGCCAGAACGTCCACGCCGAACTCGGCCCCGACACCGACGAGCGCGTGCTGGTGACGAGCCACGTCGACGCCCACGACATCGCGGAGGGCGCTGCGGACAACGGCGCCGGGACCGCCATGGTCGTCGAACTCGCGAACGCGCTAGCTGCTCGCGAGGACGACCTCGAAACCCGCGTCGAGTTCGTCGCCTACGGCGCCGAGGAGGTGGGACTGGTCGGTTCGACTTACCACGCCGAGCGGACGGATCACGACGCGATCAAAGCCATCGTCAACAACGACGGCGTCGTCAGCGATCGGACGCTGTCGCTGACGACCCACGGCTTCGATGGCCTCGAGGCGGCCGCCGACGAGATCGCCGGCCGCTACGATCATCCGATCGAGACGGTGCCGAAACTCGGCCCCCACAGCGATCACTGGCCGTTCGTCCAGTGGGGCGTCCCCGGCTATCACGTCAAATCGACGTCGGACGAGGTCGGCCGCGGCTGGGGCCACACGTTCGCCGACACGATCGAGAAACTCGAGCCGCGAACGCTCCGCGAGCAAGCGATCCTCCTGACCGACCTCGTCGTCGAACTCGCCGGTGAGGACGCGACCGTCGCGCACCGCGATCCCGAGGCGATCGCCGCCGACCTCGAGGCTCAAGACCTCGCGGACGGAATGCGGATCACGGGCGACTGGCCCTACGACGAGGGGGCCGACTGA
- a CDS encoding DUF7541 family protein, whose amino-acid sequence MVDHSSANERGERDRERQTASPWPVLVAIGLAGSEVGIVVDLFPVAVGGLVLFAASVAGILAESDHVADPLPVAMGFGAVFALGGGVLYALGTDTVVPATADGLTGLTTRGLAIAIAGIVTVVGTVIVHYRRR is encoded by the coding sequence ATGGTCGATCACTCGAGTGCGAACGAGCGCGGCGAGCGGGATCGCGAGCGGCAGACGGCGAGCCCGTGGCCCGTGCTGGTCGCGATCGGGCTCGCGGGATCGGAGGTCGGCATCGTCGTCGATCTCTTCCCGGTCGCGGTCGGCGGACTCGTGCTGTTCGCCGCCAGCGTCGCGGGGATCCTCGCCGAGTCGGACCACGTCGCCGATCCGTTGCCGGTCGCGATGGGCTTCGGCGCGGTCTTCGCGCTCGGCGGCGGCGTGCTGTACGCGCTCGGAACCGACACCGTCGTACCCGCTACGGCCGACGGACTGACCGGGCTCACCACTCGGGGCCTCGCGATCGCGATCGCCGGCATCGTGACGGTCGTCGGCACGGTGATCGTCCACTACCGACGCCGCTAA
- a CDS encoding DUF6684 family protein gives MSRRAFDAEITLDLAVNLIPLAIMVFFVALFAVFNPWGIEPLQSTIQFAILLSMIATLGFVTYYAARVIEGDDRTYHDTTTIDQKKN, from the coding sequence ATGAGCCGACGCGCATTCGACGCCGAAATCACGCTCGATCTCGCGGTCAACCTGATCCCCCTCGCGATCATGGTGTTCTTCGTCGCTCTCTTCGCGGTATTCAACCCGTGGGGGATCGAACCGCTGCAGTCGACGATCCAGTTCGCGATCCTGCTGTCGATGATCGCGACGCTGGGCTTCGTCACCTACTACGCGGCGCGCGTGATCGAAGGGGACGACCGCACGTATCACGATACGACGACGATAGACCAAAAGAAGAACTGA
- a CDS encoding DUF7520 family protein, which translates to MTADRRLGGRRVVGGLCLVLIAATATFGAILGYALPVMTDLEEITVLEMAVPVTPATFALYGGVTVSVFLVTFLLVVQVVSRFDENAV; encoded by the coding sequence GTGACTGCCGATCGACGACTGGGCGGTCGCCGCGTGGTCGGCGGCCTCTGTCTCGTACTGATCGCCGCCACCGCCACCTTCGGCGCCATCCTCGGCTACGCCCTGCCGGTGATGACGGACCTCGAGGAGATCACCGTCCTCGAGATGGCCGTTCCCGTCACGCCGGCCACGTTCGCGCTCTACGGCGGCGTGACCGTCAGCGTCTTTCTGGTGACGTTCCTCCTGGTCGTCCAGGTCGTTTCGCGATTCGACGAAAACGCGGTGTGA
- the acs gene encoding acetate--CoA ligase: protein MSDDTGEPEVELEARLEERETFEPPESFVEQANVSDPDVYEEFEENWPDCWERAADLLSWDEAYDTVLEDGDAPFYEWFTGGELNASYNCLDRHVEEGAKNRAAIKWEGELGETRTYTYGDLLNEVEAFAAALRDLGVEEDDVVTLYMPMIPELPIAMLACARIGAPHSVVFAGFSADALATRMNSADSEYLVTCDGYYRRGDALNHKEKADKGLRGVENDVQTVVVDRLGDELTHFLGADAHDYGELVADHEGASVEPVSRDAEDMLFLMYTSGTTGEPKGVKHTTGGYLAYTAWTSHAVLDVKPEDTYWCAADIGWITGHSYIVYGPLALGTTTMMYEGTPDYPEKDRLWDLIERNRVDTFYTAPTAIRSFMKWGTEYPERHDLSSLRLLGTVGEPINPRAWKWYYKHIGGEECPIVDTWWQTETGGMMITTLPAINEMKPGSAGPPLPGIDARVVDAAGEEISAGEAGYLTVNDPWPGMLRTLYRNDERFIEEYWQEYSDPDADEWVYFPEDGATVDEDGYVTVLGRVDDVINVSGHRLGTMEIESAIVGVPGVAEAAVVGGDHEIKGEAVYTYVILEDDAEPSEDMRERIVAAVEDDIGPIARPEEVLFTPELPKTRSGKIMRRLLEDIASGDELGDTSTLRNPEIVDEIADQVDSGADGEVADADGDTDDDDDTDDADADGDADADSDSD from the coding sequence ATGAGCGACGATACCGGCGAGCCCGAAGTCGAACTCGAGGCGAGACTCGAGGAACGGGAGACGTTCGAGCCGCCCGAGTCGTTCGTCGAACAGGCGAACGTCTCGGATCCGGACGTCTACGAGGAGTTCGAGGAGAACTGGCCGGACTGTTGGGAGCGGGCGGCCGATCTGCTCTCGTGGGATGAAGCGTACGATACCGTCCTCGAGGACGGGGACGCGCCGTTCTACGAGTGGTTCACCGGCGGAGAGTTAAACGCCTCGTACAACTGCCTCGACCGACACGTCGAGGAGGGCGCCAAGAACCGCGCGGCGATCAAGTGGGAGGGCGAGCTCGGCGAGACGCGGACCTACACCTACGGCGATCTGTTGAACGAGGTCGAGGCCTTCGCAGCCGCGCTGCGTGACCTCGGCGTCGAGGAGGACGACGTCGTCACGCTGTACATGCCGATGATCCCGGAGCTGCCGATCGCGATGCTCGCCTGCGCTCGCATCGGCGCGCCCCACAGCGTCGTCTTCGCCGGCTTCTCGGCGGACGCGCTGGCGACGCGGATGAACTCGGCCGACAGCGAGTACCTCGTCACTTGCGACGGCTACTACCGTCGCGGCGACGCCCTGAACCACAAGGAGAAGGCCGACAAGGGGCTGCGCGGCGTCGAGAACGACGTCCAGACGGTCGTCGTCGACCGACTCGGCGACGAACTGACCCACTTCCTCGGCGCCGACGCCCACGACTACGGCGAACTCGTCGCCGATCACGAGGGAGCGAGCGTCGAGCCCGTTTCGCGGGACGCCGAGGACATGTTGTTCCTGATGTACACCTCGGGGACAACCGGCGAACCCAAGGGCGTCAAGCACACGACCGGCGGCTATCTCGCCTACACGGCCTGGACCTCCCACGCCGTCTTGGACGTCAAACCCGAGGACACCTACTGGTGTGCCGCAGACATCGGCTGGATCACCGGTCACTCCTACATCGTCTACGGCCCGCTCGCGCTGGGCACGACGACGATGATGTACGAGGGGACGCCAGACTACCCCGAGAAGGACCGCCTCTGGGACCTCATCGAGCGGAACCGCGTCGACACCTTCTACACGGCGCCGACGGCGATCCGGTCGTTCATGAAGTGGGGCACCGAGTACCCCGAGCGGCACGATCTCTCCTCGCTGCGCCTGCTCGGTACCGTCGGGGAACCGATCAACCCGCGGGCCTGGAAGTGGTATTACAAGCACATCGGCGGCGAGGAGTGCCCGATCGTCGACACCTGGTGGCAGACCGAGACCGGCGGGATGATGATCACGACGCTGCCCGCGATCAACGAGATGAAACCCGGCTCCGCCGGGCCGCCGCTGCCGGGTATCGATGCCCGCGTCGTCGACGCCGCCGGCGAGGAGATTTCGGCCGGCGAGGCCGGCTACCTCACGGTCAACGACCCGTGGCCGGGCATGCTCCGGACGCTCTACCGGAACGACGAGCGCTTCATCGAGGAGTACTGGCAGGAGTACTCCGACCCCGACGCCGACGAGTGGGTCTACTTCCCCGAGGACGGCGCGACGGTCGACGAGGACGGCTACGTGACCGTCCTCGGCCGGGTCGACGACGTGATCAACGTCTCCGGCCACCGGCTCGGGACCATGGAGATCGAGTCCGCGATCGTCGGCGTCCCCGGCGTCGCCGAGGCCGCCGTCGTCGGCGGCGACCACGAGATCAAGGGCGAGGCCGTCTACACCTACGTCATCCTCGAGGACGACGCCGAGCCGAGCGAGGACATGCGCGAGCGGATCGTCGCAGCCGTCGAGGACGATATCGGACCCATCGCCCGCCCCGAGGAGGTCCTGTTCACGCCCGAACTGCCGAAGACGCGCTCTGGCAAGATCATGCGCCGCCTGCTCGAGGACATCGCCAGCGGCGACGAGCTGGGTGACACCTCGACGCTCCGGAACCCCGAAATCGTCGACGAGATCGCCGATCAGGTCGATAGCGGGGCGGACGGCGAGGTCGCTGATGCTGACGGAGACACCGACGACGATGATGACACTGACGACGCGGACGCCGACGGCGACGCTGACGCCGACTCGGACAGCGACTGA